A DNA window from Niabella yanshanensis contains the following coding sequences:
- a CDS encoding low affinity iron permease family protein, translating to MNSKKKESGFEKLANKITCWTGSSLAFGLAAGAVVVWIITGPIFKFSDTWQLVINTGTTIITFLMVFLIQKTQNKDSKAIQLKLNELIAASRKASNRMVDIEDLDEEELDTLHKFYERLSDKAEAATDIHESHSIDAADQLQDEKNKPEN from the coding sequence ATGAACAGCAAAAAAAAGGAAAGCGGCTTTGAGAAGCTGGCTAATAAAATTACCTGCTGGACCGGCTCATCGCTGGCTTTTGGCCTGGCTGCAGGAGCAGTGGTTGTATGGATCATTACCGGCCCCATCTTTAAATTTTCCGATACCTGGCAACTGGTTATTAATACAGGTACCACCATTATTACCTTTCTCATGGTGTTCCTGATACAGAAAACCCAGAATAAAGATAGCAAGGCAATTCAGTTAAAGCTGAACGAGCTGATCGCCGCCAGCCGGAAGGCCAGTAACCGGATGGTAGACATTGAAGATCTCGATGAGGAAGAATTAGACACGCTGCATAAATTTTATGAGCGCTTGTCTGATAAGGCGGAAGCGGCCACAGATATACATGAATCACACTCTATTGATGCAGCCGACCAGTTGCAGGATGAAAAAAATAAGCCGGAGAATTAG
- a CDS encoding MarR family winged helix-turn-helix transcriptional regulator — translation MNYSLITDVIRLTESFELANQSGLYTADINGFRQWVMDTQAGGQGNAEPDWEGKEKGRSAESAISTLLVHMNRYAKSYSRSAIYGSEFSTQEEFFYLINLKAYGAMSKMKLIRRNIQDKPTGMQIINRLLNNGWIAQQPSVEDRRSKVVDITAAGERVLEQQMDRIRQATKVVSGDLSRQEKMELIRILNRLDHFHKPIFEAGIDSAALLERVTQDFMPTRN, via the coding sequence ATGAATTATAGTTTGATAACCGATGTGATCCGTCTTACGGAATCTTTTGAGTTGGCCAACCAGTCGGGTTTATATACAGCCGATATTAATGGTTTCAGGCAATGGGTGATGGATACCCAGGCCGGAGGACAGGGAAATGCCGAACCTGATTGGGAGGGAAAAGAAAAAGGTCGTAGTGCCGAAAGTGCTATCAGTACCCTTCTGGTGCATATGAACCGATATGCAAAATCTTATTCCAGGTCGGCTATTTACGGTTCGGAGTTTTCGACACAGGAGGAGTTCTTTTACCTGATCAACCTGAAGGCTTATGGAGCGATGAGCAAAATGAAGTTGATCAGGAGAAATATACAAGACAAGCCAACCGGTATGCAGATCATCAACCGCCTTTTAAATAACGGATGGATAGCACAACAGCCCTCGGTGGAAGACAGGCGAAGCAAAGTTGTAGACATTACAGCAGCAGGCGAACGCGTGCTGGAGCAGCAGATGGACCGGATCAGGCAGGCTACCAAAGTAGTGAGCGGCGATCTTTCAAGGCAGGAGAAAATGGAACTGATCAGGATTCTTAACCGGCTCGATCATTTTCATAAACCCATATTCGAGGCAGGTATTGATAGTGCAGCCTTGCTGGAACGCGTAACTCAGGACTTTATGCCCACCCGTAATTAA
- a CDS encoding Cif family virulence factor → MPAAKNSFEVMHQDADAHLAYWTGIQRATVKMKGKEEDVEFNLRVTEIFRKVNNEWTLIHRHADTLKE, encoded by the coding sequence TTGCCCGCAGCAAAAAATAGTTTCGAGGTAATGCACCAGGATGCCGATGCGCATTTGGCTTACTGGACAGGTATTCAACGCGCTACTGTGAAAATGAAAGGAAAGGAAGAGGACGTTGAATTTAACCTGCGGGTTACAGAAATATTCAGGAAAGTGAACAATGAGTGGACGCTTATCCATCGTCATGCAGATACATTGAAAGAATAA
- a CDS encoding fasciclin domain-containing protein — protein MNQLFKIALIAALPVMFLTSCSKDDDMPSDNSKSITILVSENANLSLLKTAVIRAGLTETLSANGTLTVFAPDNGAFQAAGLGTEAAINAVPVDDLKKILLYHVLGEKYTSAGIPSGTTELNTAATIKTYVTKNSSGVFVNGGKVTTADVNAKNGVVHVINKVLMPPSANIVQLAQSNTNFTFLVAAVVRASTGSTNVAAALSGTGPLTVFAPTNAAFQAAGFASIADIQAANANMLASILTYHVVSGRIFSSDLTEGAMPTTVNGGKVTITLAGGAKVKGAGNTAASNITATDMITTNGVVHVIDRVLLP, from the coding sequence ATGAATCAGCTATTTAAAATCGCTCTTATTGCAGCCCTCCCTGTGATGTTCTTAACCTCTTGTAGCAAAGATGATGACATGCCATCCGACAACTCTAAATCTATTACCATATTGGTAAGCGAAAATGCCAACCTGTCTCTTTTAAAAACAGCGGTTATAAGAGCTGGTCTCACCGAAACTTTGTCGGCCAATGGAACTCTTACTGTATTTGCGCCGGACAATGGCGCTTTCCAGGCAGCAGGGCTGGGTACCGAAGCAGCTATTAATGCTGTGCCCGTAGATGACCTGAAGAAAATATTATTATACCATGTGTTAGGAGAAAAATACACTTCAGCAGGCATCCCTTCCGGCACTACCGAATTGAATACTGCTGCTACTATCAAAACCTATGTTACGAAAAACAGCTCGGGTGTTTTTGTAAACGGCGGCAAAGTAACCACCGCCGATGTGAACGCGAAGAATGGTGTGGTTCATGTTATTAATAAAGTGCTGATGCCTCCATCGGCTAATATTGTGCAGCTGGCGCAATCCAATACTAATTTTACCTTCCTGGTGGCAGCAGTAGTAAGAGCCAGTACGGGCAGCACTAATGTTGCGGCTGCATTATCGGGTACAGGTCCGCTTACGGTATTCGCTCCTACCAATGCCGCTTTCCAGGCCGCGGGCTTCGCCAGCATAGCAGATATCCAGGCCGCCAATGCCAATATGCTGGCTTCTATTCTTACCTATCATGTAGTCAGTGGCCGTATCTTTTCTTCCGACCTTACAGAAGGCGCAATGCCAACAACGGTAAATGGGGGAAAAGTGACTATAACACTGGCAGGCGGCGCCAAGGTAAAAGGCGCGGGTAACACAGCCGCATCTAATATTACCGCAACCGATATGATCACCACCAATGGCGTGGTGCATGTAATAGACAGGGTATTACTTCCCTAG
- a CDS encoding phytoene desaturase family protein produces MQKKIAVIGSGFSGISAAAYAAREGNEVYVFEKNDAIGGRARQMITPNGYLFDMGPSWYWMPDIIEQFFKDFGYRTTDFFELVPLDPQFKMVFSDETIAIPRSYDSLKALFETMEKGAGTRLDAFMRSARHKYDVGMRELVTRPCYSWLEFATPAVIKSAFKLNLLSDFRSYVARYFTHPKLKALMEFPVIFLGASPKNIPALYSLMNYGGYVLGTWYPQGGFHELVRAMKTVAESKGAIFKTNSNVEKIITMKGKVTGLIVNGEYIEFDFVIGSSDYQHTESLLDAPLRNYAEQFWKKKTFAPSCLIYYLGFRERIPGLEHHTLFFENNLDDHIDAIYKEKKWPEHPLFYACCPSKTDPGVAPKGHENLFLLMPLATGIDDDEPTRERYLQLMIKRLERFTGATDLLLKADYKKSYCVSNFASDYNAYEGNAYGLANTLSQTAVWKPSIKNKHLDNLFYTGQLTVPGPGVPPSIISGKIVATEVNKIKMPSL; encoded by the coding sequence ATGCAAAAAAAAATAGCAGTTATCGGATCGGGCTTTTCAGGAATTTCTGCCGCCGCTTATGCTGCAAGAGAAGGCAATGAAGTGTACGTTTTTGAAAAAAATGATGCAATTGGTGGCCGGGCCAGGCAAATGATTACGCCCAACGGCTACCTGTTTGATATGGGGCCCAGCTGGTATTGGATGCCGGATATTATAGAACAGTTCTTTAAAGATTTCGGCTACCGGACCACAGATTTTTTTGAACTGGTGCCACTGGATCCACAGTTTAAAATGGTTTTCTCAGATGAGACCATCGCCATTCCGCGGTCTTATGACTCTTTGAAGGCGCTGTTTGAAACGATGGAAAAAGGAGCGGGCACCCGGTTGGATGCCTTTATGCGATCGGCCCGGCACAAATACGATGTCGGGATGCGTGAATTGGTAACCCGCCCCTGTTACAGCTGGCTGGAGTTTGCTACGCCCGCGGTAATAAAGAGTGCTTTCAAATTGAACCTGCTGTCAGACTTCAGGAGCTATGTGGCTCGTTATTTTACGCACCCTAAATTAAAAGCCCTGATGGAGTTCCCGGTAATTTTCCTGGGGGCTTCCCCTAAAAATATCCCTGCCTTGTATAGCCTGATGAACTACGGAGGATATGTGCTCGGAACCTGGTATCCCCAAGGTGGCTTTCATGAGTTGGTAAGAGCCATGAAAACGGTTGCCGAATCTAAGGGCGCTATATTTAAAACCAATTCTAATGTAGAAAAGATTATTACCATGAAAGGTAAGGTGACAGGTCTTATCGTAAATGGCGAATATATCGAATTTGACTTTGTGATAGGATCATCAGACTATCAGCATACCGAGTCCCTGCTGGATGCGCCTTTGAGGAATTATGCTGAGCAGTTCTGGAAAAAAAAGACTTTTGCTCCTTCCTGCCTGATCTATTATTTAGGATTTAGAGAGCGTATACCCGGGCTGGAGCACCACACACTTTTTTTTGAGAACAATCTTGATGATCATATTGATGCTATTTACAAAGAGAAGAAGTGGCCGGAACATCCGTTGTTCTATGCATGCTGCCCGTCTAAAACCGACCCGGGGGTAGCGCCCAAAGGGCATGAAAACCTCTTTTTGCTGATGCCGCTGGCCACGGGCATTGATGATGATGAGCCAACAAGGGAGCGTTACCTGCAGTTGATGATCAAACGGCTCGAGCGTTTTACCGGCGCAACTGATCTGCTGTTGAAAGCAGACTATAAAAAAAGCTATTGTGTGAGCAATTTTGCCTCAGACTATAATGCCTACGAAGGAAATGCCTACGGGCTGGCCAATACGTTATCGCAAACCGCTGTATGGAAGCCTTCAATAAAAAATAAACATCTCGACAACTTATTTTATACCGGACAGCTCACTGTGCCGGGTCCGGGTGTGCCGCCTTCTATCATTTCCGGAAAAATTGTAGCAACAGAGGTTAAT